In bacterium, one genomic interval encodes:
- a CDS encoding DUF1761 domain-containing protein, whose product MIEINTLQINVIAVLVATVVTFILGFFWYAKLFAKPWMREMGYDPNMRPDGKTMVKGMALMVIGNFLFAWVLAFYFAGWRLLPGGPAEFGTLAFALNSGLSVWIGFFLSVHLSKVAWEKHSWKLFFINSGYHLVATGVVALILAYWI is encoded by the coding sequence ATGATAGAAATAAATACGTTACAGATCAATGTTATTGCTGTACTGGTGGCAACAGTTGTGACTTTCATTCTCGGATTTTTTTGGTACGCTAAACTTTTTGCGAAACCGTGGATGAGAGAAATGGGCTATGACCCCAACATGAGACCTGATGGAAAAACAATGGTAAAAGGCATGGCACTCATGGTTATTGGAAATTTCCTTTTCGCGTGGGTTCTTGCGTTCTACTTTGCAGGCTGGCGGCTTCTTCCGGGTGGGCCTGCCGAATTTGGGACACTAGCCTTTGCACTTAATTCTGGCCTCTCTGTGTGGATTGGGTTTTTTCTCTCCGTTCATTTGAGTAAAGTTGCTTGGGAAAAACATTCATGGAAGTTATTCTTCATTAACAGTGGATATCATTTGGTTGCGACAGGAGTTGTTGCCCTTATTCTTGCGTATTGGATATAA
- a CDS encoding type II toxin-antitoxin system HicA family toxin: MSIIPILSSRQLLSVLLRAGLKIIRQNGSHIRLYNPVTKRSTTLSMHARDLSRKIITGIIKQTGLSVKEFLDILGK; the protein is encoded by the coding sequence ATGAGTATAATCCCGATTCTTAGCTCGCGTCAGCTACTTTCCGTCCTGCTTAGAGCAGGGCTCAAAATTATTAGGCAAAATGGAAGCCATATTCGGCTTTATAATCCTGTAACAAAAAGAAGTACAACTTTGTCGATGCACGCAAGAGATTTATCCCGCAAGATAATTACTGGAATAATAAAACAGACTGGTTTGTCTGTTAAAGAGTTTCTTGATATTTTGGGCAAGTAA
- a CDS encoding M48 family metallopeptidase — MNIYNQKDANVRKTWLLMAVFFGVVIGIGWVVSQYYQDPSILYIAVIFSIGMNFISYWFSDKIVLALHKAKAVELKSNPELFRILENLTITAGLPLPRFFVINDPAPNAFATGRNAKHAVVAVTSGLLEKLDRSEIEGVLAHELSHIGNRDMLVSTVAVVLVGFVSIISDMFMRSLWFRGGDNDNRGSNGIIIIVGILLSILAPIFATLIHLAISRKREFLADASAVLLTRYPEGLVSALKKISQYDHQPIRTATNATAHLFFENPFGADADGDGIPDHKQKVPWLAKLFSTHPPIEERIKALQGLTP, encoded by the coding sequence ATGAATATATATAACCAAAAGGATGCAAATGTACGTAAAACGTGGCTTTTGATGGCCGTGTTTTTTGGTGTGGTAATTGGTATCGGCTGGGTGGTTAGTCAATATTACCAAGATCCAAGTATTCTCTATATCGCAGTTATTTTTAGCATAGGTATGAATTTTATAAGCTACTGGTTTTCCGACAAAATTGTTTTGGCTTTACATAAAGCCAAAGCAGTGGAATTAAAATCAAACCCAGAACTTTTTAGAATTTTAGAAAATTTAACTATTACAGCTGGTTTACCCCTACCCAGATTTTTTGTAATTAACGATCCCGCTCCCAACGCTTTTGCTACCGGTAGAAATGCCAAACACGCGGTGGTGGCGGTTACATCGGGTCTGTTAGAAAAATTAGACAGGTCCGAAATCGAAGGCGTGTTAGCGCACGAGCTTTCACATATCGGAAACAGAGATATGTTGGTCTCAACTGTAGCTGTTGTTTTGGTTGGTTTTGTTTCTATTATTTCTGATATGTTTATGAGATCCTTATGGTTTAGAGGTGGCGATAATGATAATAGGGGAAGCAATGGAATAATTATTATTGTTGGAATTTTACTTTCTATATTAGCGCCAATTTTTGCTACGCTGATTCATTTAGCAATTTCTCGTAAGCGCGAATTTTTAGCTGATGCTTCGGCTGTTTTGTTAACGCGCTATCCTGAAGGCTTGGTTTCGGCTTTAAAGAAAATTTCTCAATACGATCATCAACCAATTCGTACAGCAACTAATGCCACCGCTCATTTGTTTTTTGAAAATCCATTTGGAGCCGACGCAGATGGCGATGGCATTCCCGATCACAAACAAAAAGTGCCTTGGCTGGCTAAATTATTTTCTACTCACCCCCCAATAGAAGAGCGTATAAAAGCTTTGCAGGGGTTGACCCCGTAG
- a CDS encoding type II toxin-antitoxin system HicB family antitoxin has translation MKKQAIVKTKYGDHLIVLERDGKNYMVTVPGLREIITQGENIAHAKDMAKEAIELTIECLVEENIKNNKKISFKKLAKQFATINA, from the coding sequence ATGAAAAAACAAGCTATTGTTAAAACTAAGTATGGCGATCACCTGATTGTTTTGGAGCGAGATGGCAAAAATTATATGGTAACTGTGCCTGGTTTGCGGGAAATAATAACCCAAGGAGAAAATATTGCTCATGCTAAAGATATGGCCAAAGAGGCTATCGAATTAACGATAGAATGTTTGGTTGAAGAAAATATAAAGAATAATAAAAAAATTTCTTTTAAGAAACTGGCTAAGCAATTTGCAACGATTAATGCATGA
- a CDS encoding helix-turn-helix transcriptional regulator — protein sequence MFIIKRNPGTSAPPWKGGIPLPVSWVQIPPPPPVRKSGVKHTTLTKIESNVVIKPSVQTVAKIAKALDVLMEDLL from the coding sequence GTGTTTATAATTAAAAGAAACCCCGGAACTAGTGCACCGCCTTGGAAAGGCGGCATACCTTTACCGGTATCGTGGGTTCAAATCCCACCTCCTCCGCCAGTTAGGAAGTCCGGTGTTAAACATACCACTCTTACAAAAATTGAGAGTAATGTGGTTATAAAGCCAAGCGTGCAAACGGTCGCCAAGATTGCCAAAGCGTTAGATGTTCTAATGGAAGATTTGCTATAA
- a CDS encoding SWIB/MDM2 domain-containing protein → MANSAFMKPMNISSELAEVVGKGPMPRSEVVKKLWVYIKKNGLQDTVNKRNINADANLKKVFGGKGTVSMFEMTKLVSKHLS, encoded by the coding sequence ATGGCAAACAGTGCATTTATGAAACCAATGAATATCAGTTCCGAGTTAGCTGAAGTCGTTGGTAAGGGGCCTATGCCTCGTTCGGAAGTTGTTAAAAAACTCTGGGTCTATATTAAAAAGAACGGTCTTCAAGATACTGTTAACAAGCGCAATATAAACGCCGATGCCAACCTTAAGAAAGTTTTCGGCGGTAAGGGTACGGTTAGTATGTTTGAAATGACCAAGCTTGTTTCCAAACATCTTTCCTAA
- a CDS encoding ribbon-helix-helix protein, CopG family: MPTAKTRINISLPDEVKEALQKLAKRDRVPEATKAARLLEVALEVEEDLFWNEIAEKRDKKQAKFISHANAWK; the protein is encoded by the coding sequence ATGCCTACTGCAAAAACTAGAATCAATATAAGTTTGCCAGACGAAGTCAAAGAAGCACTTCAAAAGCTGGCTAAGCGTGACCGAGTGCCCGAAGCTACCAAAGCCGCTCGGTTGCTCGAGGTTGCTTTGGAAGTAGAGGAAGATTTATTTTGGAATGAAATTGCCGAAAAACGGGATAAAAAACAGGCTAAATTTATTTCTCACGCTAACGCTTGGAAGTAA
- a CDS encoding type II toxin-antitoxin system RelE/ParE family toxin produces MFKIFYHYLVTQDDIPKLSTVWKKNIRRAIETKLITNPEVYGKPLRRSLKNYRKLRVGDYRVIFRIDGSSVKIFVIQHRSIVYSVIEKRIGV; encoded by the coding sequence ATGTTTAAAATATTTTATCATTATTTGGTAACGCAAGATGATATTCCAAAACTATCGACTGTATGGAAAAAGAATATTCGGCGCGCTATTGAAACAAAATTAATAACAAATCCGGAGGTTTATGGCAAACCACTCCGCCGATCGCTCAAAAATTACCGCAAACTCCGCGTGGGGGATTATAGGGTTATTTTTAGAATTGATGGCAGTAGTGTCAAAATATTTGTTATTCAACATAGATCCATCGTTTATTCTGTTATTGAAAAACGTATTGGAGTCTGA